A window of Coturnix japonica isolate 7356 chromosome 2, Coturnix japonica 2.1, whole genome shotgun sequence contains these coding sequences:
- the MYC gene encoding myc proto-oncogene protein isoform X1 codes for MPLNASLPSKNYDYDYDSVQPYFYFEEEEENFYLAAQQRGSELQPPAPSEDIWKKFELLPTPPLSPSRRSSLAAASCFPSTADQLEMVTELLGGDMVNQSFICDPDDESFVKSIIIQDCMWSGFSAAAKLEKVVSEKLASYQAARREGGPAAASRPGPPPSGPPPPPAGHAASTGLYLHDLGAAAADCIDPSVVFPYPLSERAPRAAPPGANPAALLGVDTPPTTSSDSEEEEQEEDEEIDVVTLAEANESESSTESSTEASEEHCKPHHSPLVLKRCHVNIHQHNYAAPPSTKVEYPAAKRLKLDSGRVLKQISNNRKCSSPRTSDSEENDKRRTHNVLERQRRNELKLSFFALRDQIPEVANNEKAPKVVILKKATEYVLSIQSDEHRLIAEKEQLRRRREQLKHKLEQLRNSRA; via the exons ATGCCGCTCAACGCCAGCCTCCCCAGCAAGAACTACGATTACGACTACGACTCGGTGCAGCCCTACTTCTACTtcgaggaggaggaggagaactTCTACCTGGCGGCGCAGCAGCGGGGCAGCGAGCTGCAGCCGCCCGCCCCGTCCGAGGACATCTGGAAGAAGTTTGAGCTCCTGCCCACGCCGCCCCTCTCGCCCAGCCGCCGCTCCAGCCTGGCCGCCGCCTCCTGCTTCCCTTCCACCGCGGACCAGCTGGAGATGGTGACGGAGCTGCTCGGGGGGGACATGGTCAACCAGAGCTTCATTTGCGACCCGGACGACGAATCCTTCGTTAAATCCATCATCATCCAGGACTGCATGTGGAGCGGCTTCTCCGCCGCCGCAAAGCTGGAGAAGGTGGTGTCGGAGAAGCTCGCCTCCTACCAAGCCGCCCGCCGGGAGGGGGGacccgccgccgcctcccgaCCCGGCCCGCCACCTTCGgggccgccgcctcctcccgccGGCCACGCCGCCTCGACCGGCCTCTACCTGCACGACCTGGGAGCCGCGGCCGCCGACTGCATCGACCCTTCGGTGGTCTTCCCTTACCCGCTGAGCGAGCGCGCCCCGCGGGCCGCCCCTCCAGGCGCCAACCCCGCGGCTCTGCTGGGGGTCGACACGCCGCCCACGACAAGCAGCGACTCGG aagaagaagaacaagaagaagaTGAGGAAATCGATGTCGTTACATTAGCTGAAGCAAACGAGTCTGAATCCAGTACAGAGTCCAGCACAGAAGCATCAGAGGAGCACTGTAAGCCCCACCACAGTCCACTGGTTCTCAAGCGGTGTCACGTCAACATCCACCAGCACAATTACGCTGCTCCTCCCTCCACCAAGGTGGAATACCCAGCCGCCAAGAGGTTAAAGTTGGACAGTGGCAGGGTCCTCAAACAGATCAGCAACAACCGAAAATGCTCCAGTCCCCGCACATCAGACTCAGAGGAGAACGACAAGAGGCGAACGCACAACGTCTTGGAGCGCCAGCGAAGGAATGAGCTGAAGCTGAGTTTCTTTGCCCTACGTGACCAGATACCTGAGGTGGCCAACAATGAGAAGGCGCCCAAGGTTGTCATCCTGAAAAAAGCCACGGAGTATGTTCTGTCCATCCAATCAGACGAGCACAGACTGATTGCAGAGAAAGAGCAGTTGAGGCGGAGGAGAGAACAGTTGAAACACAAACTTGAGCAGCTAAGGAACTCTCGTGCATAG
- the MYC gene encoding myc proto-oncogene protein isoform X2, which translates to MPLNASLPSKNYDYDYDSVQPYFYFEEEEENFYLAAQQRGSELQPPAPSEDIWKKFELLPTPPLSPSRRSSLAAASCFPSTADQLEMVTELLGGDMVNQSFICDPDDESFVKSIIIQDCMWSGFSAAAKLEKVVSEKLASYQAARREGGPAAASRPGPPPSGPPPPPAGHAASTGLYLHDLGAAAADCIDPSVVFPYPLSERAPRAAPPGANPAALLGVDTPPTTSSDSEEEQEEDEEIDVVTLAEANESESSTESSTEASEEHCKPHHSPLVLKRCHVNIHQHNYAAPPSTKVEYPAAKRLKLDSGRVLKQISNNRKCSSPRTSDSEENDKRRTHNVLERQRRNELKLSFFALRDQIPEVANNEKAPKVVILKKATEYVLSIQSDEHRLIAEKEQLRRRREQLKHKLEQLRNSRA; encoded by the exons ATGCCGCTCAACGCCAGCCTCCCCAGCAAGAACTACGATTACGACTACGACTCGGTGCAGCCCTACTTCTACTtcgaggaggaggaggagaactTCTACCTGGCGGCGCAGCAGCGGGGCAGCGAGCTGCAGCCGCCCGCCCCGTCCGAGGACATCTGGAAGAAGTTTGAGCTCCTGCCCACGCCGCCCCTCTCGCCCAGCCGCCGCTCCAGCCTGGCCGCCGCCTCCTGCTTCCCTTCCACCGCGGACCAGCTGGAGATGGTGACGGAGCTGCTCGGGGGGGACATGGTCAACCAGAGCTTCATTTGCGACCCGGACGACGAATCCTTCGTTAAATCCATCATCATCCAGGACTGCATGTGGAGCGGCTTCTCCGCCGCCGCAAAGCTGGAGAAGGTGGTGTCGGAGAAGCTCGCCTCCTACCAAGCCGCCCGCCGGGAGGGGGGacccgccgccgcctcccgaCCCGGCCCGCCACCTTCGgggccgccgcctcctcccgccGGCCACGCCGCCTCGACCGGCCTCTACCTGCACGACCTGGGAGCCGCGGCCGCCGACTGCATCGACCCTTCGGTGGTCTTCCCTTACCCGCTGAGCGAGCGCGCCCCGCGGGCCGCCCCTCCAGGCGCCAACCCCGCGGCTCTGCTGGGGGTCGACACGCCGCCCACGACAAGCAGCGACTCGG aagaagaacaagaagaagaTGAGGAAATCGATGTCGTTACATTAGCTGAAGCAAACGAGTCTGAATCCAGTACAGAGTCCAGCACAGAAGCATCAGAGGAGCACTGTAAGCCCCACCACAGTCCACTGGTTCTCAAGCGGTGTCACGTCAACATCCACCAGCACAATTACGCTGCTCCTCCCTCCACCAAGGTGGAATACCCAGCCGCCAAGAGGTTAAAGTTGGACAGTGGCAGGGTCCTCAAACAGATCAGCAACAACCGAAAATGCTCCAGTCCCCGCACATCAGACTCAGAGGAGAACGACAAGAGGCGAACGCACAACGTCTTGGAGCGCCAGCGAAGGAATGAGCTGAAGCTGAGTTTCTTTGCCCTACGTGACCAGATACCTGAGGTGGCCAACAATGAGAAGGCGCCCAAGGTTGTCATCCTGAAAAAAGCCACGGAGTATGTTCTGTCCATCCAATCAGACGAGCACAGACTGATTGCAGAGAAAGAGCAGTTGAGGCGGAGGAGAGAACAGTTGAAACACAAACTTGAGCAGCTAAGGAACTCTCGTGCATAG